The Deltaproteobacteria bacterium genome includes the window GGATGTACGCTCGACCGACGAGGGGGTAAGCCATGTCAGAAGAGATACTGATATTTGGAAAAGACACCTGACCCTTCACGACCTCTGCTCGTGAAGCATATCAAAAGCAGGGCAAAGCGTTCACCTATGTCAATGTCGTGTCCGATCCGGACAAGATTGAGAGCATGCTCAAATACTCCAACGGTGACCGCAAGGTGCCTGTCATTGTCGAACGGGGAAAGGTAACCATCGGTTTCCAGGGAAAAGGGTGACGGGTGTAAGGGACCTGGCTGTATGCCGGGGAAAATGTTGGTTTGCTATTTTGCCGAACCAATAGCATAAATATAAAGTGAGAAGGTAAGAGAATGAGAACGGTGGAATATCTTCCATTATAAACAGATATCCGTGAAATTTGGATTCTAATGGAAGGATGATGCTTAGCGTATGTAGATGGTTGAATAACGGCCTGTTTCTAATGGAGTGGCGCGAGAATGGAAAAGCAATTTGTCATCGACGATTTTAAGCTGGGAGAAAGCTGGCGGCTGTTTAAGATAATGGGCGAGTTCGTGGACGGGGTCGAAAACTTGCATGACCTGGGACCGGCGGTGAGCATCTTTGGGTCGGCGCGCATGCGGCCGGAGGATCCGGTGTACAAGAAGACGGAAAAAATAGCGGCCCTGTTCGCCAAAAACGATTTCGCCGTCATTACCGGCGGTGGGGGAGGCGTCATGGAGGCGGCCAACAAGGGCGCTGCCGAAGCCGGCGGCACGTCGGCGGGACTGAATATCCGTCTCCCTTTCGAACAAAAGCCCAACAATTACGCCAATGTGAGGCTGGAGTTCAACTATTTCTTCATCCGTAAGGTGATGTTCATCAAGTATGCGGCCGCCTTCATCGCCATGCCCGGCGGATTCGGAACCCTGGACGAACTGTTCGAGGTGATCACCCTGGTGCAGACCCACAGGATCAAACCCCTGCCGGTCATTCTGGTGGGCAGTGAGCACTGGACCGGTCTGACAGCGTGGATCGAGGAGCGCATCCTGGCGGAAAGGCTGGCATCTCCCAAGGACATGGATATTTTTCAAATCATGGACGACCCCCATGAGATCGTGAATTTTGTCAAGCGGGTTGTCATCCTTTGAAATAAAATGAGGCTAAAAAAAAATTCGGGCCTCATTTTATTTCTGTGGCAGCTGCGCCGCACTATCGTCCATACGGAGAAGGGGAAAAAAGTTGTTTCTAGCGGGAAAAACGTTACCCCATAATTGCAACACTGGGGTTTAGTTTGACAAGGTGCGGAAGTAGGATTCGAGGGTTCCATGGGAAAGCTCATAGCCCGCTACCAGCTGTGAGCTATGACCGATAGGCTGATTTTCACTTGGCCCCTCGACCCCTTGGCCCCTTGGGACCCAATTTTCCAGCTTAAACCAAGGGCGATTGATTTTATCCTTTCGTGATTATTATTTCAAATGGCCTCATTGTTTGACGATCTGCCTTCCGAAGAAAACCGTCTGCGCCTGGAAATCCAGGAGCTGAAGGAGCAGAACGCCTACCTGACCGCCCTTCACGAAACCTCCCTCGGGCTCATCGACCGCCTGGACAGAAAAGAGCTGTTGGAATCGATTCTGCACCGTGCCTGCCAGATGACCGGGACCGAGCACGGCTACATCTATCTGCCGGGACCGGAATCGGATGAAATGCAGATGCGCGTGGGGATGGGCTTTTTCAACGGCCAGCTCGGGCGTCGCGTGAAAAGGGGTGAGGGCATGGGCGGTAAGGTGTGGGAAGCCGAAGGGCCCGTTCTGGTGGACGACTACTACACCTGGCCGGGACGTTTGACGGACAGCTCGCTGGACACCCTGCAGTCCGTGGTGGGCATTCCGTTGATGTCCGGCGACAAGGTGCAGGGGGTCATCGGCCTGGCCCGGGTTAACGACAAAAAGCATTTCGGTCAAACAGATGTTCAGACATTGAACAGATTTGCCCAGTTGGCCCTCATCGCCCTGGAAAAGGCGCGCCTCTATGCCGATGTAAAGCAGCAGCTGGCGGAGCGCAAAAAAACCGAAGCCATTCTGCGGGAAAGCGAGGAGCGCTACCGCTCGCTTTTGGAATCCTCCCCGGACCCGGTCGTGGTGTATGACATGCAGGGCAGCGCCACCTACGTAAGTCCGGCGTTTACGGCGACATTCGGGTTTTCGCCGGAGGAAGTGATCGGCAAACGGATCGATTTCGTCCCCAAGGAAAGCCTGCCGGAGACCCTTACCGCCATCGAGCAGATGAAGGCCGGAAAAAAGATCAACCTGTTCGAGACGAAGCGTTTTACCAAAAGGGGGGCGGTGTTGGACGTTCAGATCAGTTCGACGCTCTATTTCGACCGCCAGGGCCGGCATGCGGGCAACATCGTCACCCTGCGCGACA containing:
- a CDS encoding TIGR00730 family Rossman fold protein, producing MEKQFVIDDFKLGESWRLFKIMGEFVDGVENLHDLGPAVSIFGSARMRPEDPVYKKTEKIAALFAKNDFAVITGGGGGVMEAANKGAAEAGGTSAGLNIRLPFEQKPNNYANVRLEFNYFFIRKVMFIKYAAAFIAMPGGFGTLDELFEVITLVQTHRIKPLPVILVGSEHWTGLTAWIEERILAERLASPKDMDIFQIMDDPHEIVNFVKRVVIL
- a CDS encoding PAS domain S-box protein; this encodes MASLFDDLPSEENRLRLEIQELKEQNAYLTALHETSLGLIDRLDRKELLESILHRACQMTGTEHGYIYLPGPESDEMQMRVGMGFFNGQLGRRVKRGEGMGGKVWEAEGPVLVDDYYTWPGRLTDSSLDTLQSVVGIPLMSGDKVQGVIGLARVNDKKHFGQTDVQTLNRFAQLALIALEKARLYADVKQQLAERKKTEAILRESEERYRSLLESSPDPVVVYDMQGSATYVSPAFTATFGFSPEEVIGKRIDFVPKESLPETLTAIEQMKAGKKINLFETKRFTKRGAVLDVQISSTLYFDRQGRHAGNIVTLRDISALKQTEKELKKYRELLEERVEERTAELARTNLQLQQEIEERKRAEKALRRREKELEAQSHHLEEVNTALKVLLTQRENDKSEVQEHVLSNVKELVSPYVERLKKSRLNTSQTTLVNIMDSNLNNIISPFIRRLSSKYLHFTPMEIRVANLVKEGKTNKEIAELLFLSKNTILFHRHNIRTKLGLKGTGLNLRTHLLSYEN